The following are encoded together in the Salvelinus alpinus chromosome 29, SLU_Salpinus.1, whole genome shotgun sequence genome:
- the LOC139558429 gene encoding stathmin-like, whose product MATSCGDIQVKEIDKRASGQAFEVILGAPAPDAKGEFPLSPPKKKDLSLEEIQRKLEAAEERRKSHEAEVLKHLAEKREHEKEVQRKAMEENNNFSKIAEEKLNQKMEANKENKEALQAAMSEKFKEKDKKLEEVRAKKETKEGGAETSEN is encoded by the exons ATGGCCACCTCCTGCGGAG ATATTCAGGTAAAGGAGATTGACAAACGTGCATCTGGCCAGGCGTTTGAGGTGATACTGGGTGCTCCAGCTCCAGACGCCAAGGGAGagttccctctgtctccccccaaGAAGAAGGACCTGTCCCTGGAGGAGATCCAGAGGAAACTGGAGgctgcagaggagaggaggaag TCCCATGAAGCCGAGGTTCTGAAGCACCTAGCTGAGAAGAGGGAGCATGAGAAGGAGGTGCAAAGGAAAGCcatggaggagaacaacaacttCAGTAAGATAGCTGAGGAGAAGCTTAACCAGAAGATGGAAGCCAACAAAGAGAACAAGGAGGCCCTTCAGGCAGCCATGAGCGAGAAGTTCAAGGAGAAG GACAAGAAACTGGAAGAGGTGCGGGCCAAAAAGGAAACCAAAGAGGGCGGTGCCGAGACATCAGAAAACTGA